In Campylobacter showae, the genomic stretch TCTTTTGCGCTGAGTAGCCTTAGCTCTTTGTTTAAATTTATAAATGCGTCGTCGTCCTTGCCGCTGAAACTGCTCGCGCTTTTGCCGTCATTTAGGTGAGCTAACAGCGCATTTGCCGTTTCTAGCGCCTCTTTTGCGCCTTTTGCATTTGCTTTGGCTTCGCGGGTCAGGCGCTCGATTTTTTTGTTTAGCTGCTCAATGTCGGCGAGGATGAGCTCTGTCTCGATGATCTCGACGTCCCTGACGGGATCGACGCCGCCTTCTACGTGCGTGATGTTTTCGTCCTCAAAGCAGCGTACGATGTGCAAAATCACCTCGGTTTCGCGGATGTTTGAGAGAAATTTATTTCCTAGCCCTTCGCCCGCGCTTGCGCCCTTTACGAGACCCGCGATATCGACGAACTCGATCGTGGAGTATTGGATTTTATTTGGATTTACGATTTTGGCTAGCTCGCCTAAGCGCTTATCGGGCACCGGTACGACGGCTTTATTTGGCTCGATAGTGCAGAACGGATAGTTCGCGCTTTCGGCGTTTTGCGCTTTGGTTAGCGCGTTAAAAGTGGTTGATTTGCCGACGTTTGGCAAGCCTACGATACCTACTGCTAGTCCCATTACAGCTCCTTTGCCATAGCGCATAGATAATAAAGATTCATTCGCACGCCCGCTCCCGTTGCGCCCGCTTGATTATACCCCCAAGCTTTTTCGGTGTATGCGGGGCCTGCGATATCTTGGTGTATCCACTTGTCTTTAAATTCGTCTTTTATAAATTTATCGAGGAAAAGCCCCGCCGTGATCGCACCGCCGTAACGGCTAGAGCCTGTGTTGCTGACGTCTGCGATCTGGCTTTTGATCAGCTCGCGCAAATGAGGGTTAAACTCCAAAATCGTATTTAGTTCGCCGCTCTTTGCAGCTTTTGCTTTAAATTCAGCCTTTAGCTCCTCGTTGTTGCCCATTATGCCGCTTGTGTATTCGCCAAGACCCACGACGCAAGCGCCCGTTAGCGTCGCCATGTCGATGAGTATATCGGGTTTAAAATCCTGCGC encodes the following:
- the ychF gene encoding redox-regulated ATPase YchF encodes the protein MGLAVGIVGLPNVGKSTTFNALTKAQNAESANYPFCTIEPNKAVVPVPDKRLGELAKIVNPNKIQYSTIEFVDIAGLVKGASAGEGLGNKFLSNIRETEVILHIVRCFEDENITHVEGGVDPVRDVEIIETELILADIEQLNKKIERLTREAKANAKGAKEALETANALLAHLNDGKSASSFSGKDDDAFINLNKELRLLSAKEVVYGANVGEDGISEDNKYVQALREFAARSGHEVIKLCAKIEEELVGLSDEEAHEFLSSLGTNESGLEKIIKTAFAKLNLISYFTAGVVEVRAWTIVKGWKAPKAASVIHNDFERGFIRAEVIGYEDYIACGGENPAKEAGKMRLEGKDYVVQDGDVMHFRFNV